A window of Bdellovibrionota bacterium genomic DNA:
TCTGGTTCTCCGTCAACGAAGATGCAAACAGGCCTACCGCCACGCCGGCCGACGCGAAGAGAATCACTCCGACATACCCGGTGAAAACCGGACCCCATTCCGGCTTCGAAAACCAAAAAAGGAGCGCCTGATAGGCGAACGTCGGCACGACCAAAACCAAAACAAACAGAAGCGAGCCGAGGAACTTCCCGACCAGGAGCTGATTGGTCGTAATCGGAGACGTCATGAGAAGCTCCGTCGTCCCCTGGCGCTTTTCCTCCGCGAACGACCTCATCATGATGAGCGGCAGAATGAACAGGAAGACGAACACCATGTTGAACAGCGCCGGCGCGATGACCATTTCGTTCAAGTTGAACCGGGCCAACATCTCGGGATTTTGATAAAAGCGGATCATCTGCTTGGCGTACTTGAATTGCTCCGAAAATCGGACCATCCCCGCGTAAAAGAAGTAGCCCGAGAGCGTGAGGAAAATAACCATCACGACGTAAGCGATCGGGGAAACGAAGTAG
This region includes:
- a CDS encoding ABC transporter permease subunit produces the protein MQQSWANTWAIVQKELKHYFVSPIAYVVMVIFLTLSGYFFYAGMVRFSEQFKYAKQMIRFYQNPEMLARFNLNEMVIAPALFNMVFVFLFILPLIMMRSFAEEKRQGTTELLMTSPITTNQLLVGKFLGSLLFVLVLVVPTFAYQALLFWFSKPEWGPVFTGYVGVILFASAGVAVGLFASSLTENQIIAAVISFVILLFMFIINFIGQNEGTFVFEVVKYLSVAEHIRNLLRGLMDTRDVVYFLSFIVVFLFLTKRSIESTQWR